The genomic DNA TGGATGCACAGGTGAAACTATTACCTGATTATCCCAGTTTTATAATGTTTCACCCTTAGATTTATAACACACTGTAAGACTTGATGAAACATTATGATAAATGATGGTGTCATTATAGAACTTTACAGATGAGACAGTCCAAATGAAGAAGTCTGTTACTCACTAAACAGTTGTGCAGATCCGCCATGAGGCCTCTGCTGTATCGACCAactgtctcttcctcttctgtctccatgaGCGCAAAACACAAAGTAGAACATTAACCACTGTGTCTTCAGCGGTGTGTCCGTGTGCACACAGGGGTCATCccacattaatgtgtgtgtgtttgcatgcagtcacaagcgtgtgcatgtgtgtttgtacatgtgtgtgtgtgtgtgtgtgtgtgtgtgtgtgtgtgtgtgtgtgtgtgtgtgtgtgtgtgtggtcctgcCATATTACAGGCGACTGCTATAAAGGTGAAGCAGTGAGGAGGATGTGGGCTATAAAGGCTCAAATATAGCTTTAACCTAATAAGCAACAGGACAGGCGAGGCAGACAGGTTCACTCAGAAGATTCAGTCAGGCGGACAGAGCCTTTTGAAGAAACAACCACGCTTTAGAGGTGTAAGGAGAACTTGGTGTTGGAAAGCAGcggttttattattttcattttataaaCAAGACTTCCGTGCTTTGTCAGATTATATAGACCATTAGTGGGGTTTTGAGACGCTTTCAGAGTTGTTACTTGGAGAGGTTGAAGCATCAGTGTCAAAATGTGTTCAGGCGGCTTTGCCAAGTGTCTGGGGATCAGTCTGATGCCTCTGTCGattctgtgtgtgctgtgtaaCATCCTGCTCTTCTTCCCCGGCGGGATATCTGTGGAGAGTGAACACATCACAGACCTAGTCTGGTACTGTGGAGGCATTCTGGGATCTGGAGTGTTGGTGAGTACGTTCAAACACTGACAGTAATAGCCAATACAATACAGGATTGAGAACGCACACTGTGAAATACCAGCATGCATTTTGTCCGAACTGAAAACAATTTTTCTGAATTCTCCTGATGtctttgaaaatgttttaaatgcttaaataaattgCAACTTTAGCACGTAATACATTGTGTCATCCCGAtgttatctgtgtgtctgtgtcgaCTCATGAACACAGTAGATtataaataacacaacaaaaattgtatttataaagaaatatatttatttccattcagtaatcaattcatttttgttatctataaaatgtaataaattagCAGaactaaatattgtttaatattCTAGATCCAAAGGTGATTTTGATTGCTTGTTTTGCCTGATCAGCAGTCCTGAACTTAAAGATATTCAGATTGCTcatgtaataaataaagataggaaaaaaggaaaatcctAACATTTAAGAATGGAATTGAAGAATATTTGCCATGTTTGTCcctgtgaaaaactaattaattaacagACTCATTCAGCTCTAAAATGTAGGCCCACACATACAGGTGTATGtttgaaaaacaacagaatattatcattaaaaatatttgtaaagatTTTATGAACCAGTTTAAAACCACAACCTGTGATTTTAGAACCTTTCAAATGATCCTGATGGCATCAATCCTGGTGAAAATTGGTGCAGAGTTAATGAATGGCAAGTTTAGGAACTAGTTATTAAACACTTCATAACTTAATGATTATAGTGGACAATGGTCTTGACTGTGttatatctctgtgtgtgtgtgtgtgtgtgtgtgtgtgtgtgtgtgtgtgtgtgtgtgtgtgtgtgtgtgtgtgtgtgtgtgtgtgtgtgcgcgtgtgtgcgcgtgtgtgtgtgtgcgtgcgtgtgtgcgtgtgtttggacAACAGATGATCTTCCCGGCTCTGGTTTTCCTGGGTCTGAAGAACAATGACTGCTGCGGTTGCTGTGGCAACGAAAGCTGTGGTCGAAGATTTGCAGTGAGGAGATATTTCAGTTAAACTTCTCACCATAATGAAATTATTATTCACAGCTCAGGCTTGTCAAAGTTATGCGAGGATCCAAATTAGACTAGAAGAATAAAATGGATtgcaaactacacacacacacacacacacacacacacacacacacacacacattcacaggcacaaattcaaacacacacacacacacacattcatagacacacattcacacacatacacacacacttatatttaCATAGAGGTCCATAAAACATAAATTTAAAGAAGTTAGCCTCACAGCTTAACAACTGCAATTGTTGCCGTGCACCACAAcgctgaaactgaagcagctgaGTGGAATTCAGGCGTCGTTAACTTTATCATTTTACACTTCTGCTTTACTGGCtcatgtcaaaatgtcctcaGTGGAAAAGGTCTATTAAACCGGCCTGTAGTGTAGTGGCCACAATCCGATACAGTCAACCAGAGAATGACGTATAAATTACACAAGTTATATTCTGAGCTGTGCTCGCCACAAGAGGACTCAGTAAGTTGtgccaaacacaaacacaacttatAGATTCtatgtgcctttttattttacttttggtaGGAATAGGTACAAAGGAACATATGAACCTTATGAATGGCCCAgcaaaaaatgtatacattaaagagagagaaaagggcaTTAAGGCTTGCAgggtgtttatttaatttgaaccaCTTTGAACCACTACCAGTGGATCTACTGTATGTCACCTGTCAACTGTACGGTTTAatcatttgtaaaaataaacacaatgacacTATGTACATACCCTCCATGATTTACATTGCAATAAAtgccaaaacacacattcacacccaaattgattagattttgaaGAAATTCCTCTGATGGGAGTTTCACATGACTTTATCAGACATAGCTGCTATTGTtgcagttcacacacacatattgatcGAAACTTCAGGAATCTGGGAGCATATGTGGGGTCCAGGAATGAATCAGCAatcaccccacacacactcactcacacacacagacacatctcaGTAGCTCTGTTTGTGAACCTCAGCCTGCTCTCTGCACATTGAGATAACAACTTCAATGTAGTCACAGAAGTTTAACCCAAGATTTCTAAAGTATTAATTCCCAATAAcctatttttctctctctagaTGCTGAGTTCCATACTGTTTGCAGCTGTGGGTGTCGCGGGGGCTGGTTACTCAGTGATCATTTCTGCTGTGGCCATAAACCACGGACCTGAGTGTGTGGTTAACATTAACGGCACAGACAAGCAATGGGGCTATCCCTTCTTAAATGGGTGagacacacaattcaaattaaGTATTGAAATTGTTAACTTAAATTACCTGCATAATCACAAAATAGTTGCATGCGGTTTCTTTCATTAAAGAATGTAACCCAATTTTTCAGTTGCATAGaatgaaatcatattttttgtcaaattctaaatgtttcttttcataattacgactatttttttttagaagaataTTTTTTTGCTGATATTTCGTGGTATTGATCCTCTCATCTCACTCAAGGCAAGAAAGTAAACTGTTCATTTGACAGATTGTGGGTTGGTACAAAAgggaaaacaagaagaatagCATTTTAACATCCATTCACTGATTCTTTTTCAAACTACTATTTTCAAGATAAAGAATAAAGTTTAGCTCAATCACTAATGAATCTGCTCTTCAGAAGTTTAAAGCGTCTGCAGATGAAAAGATGCCGTCTCTTCTTTACCTTCCCTCTCCAGTGACTTCTCCCTGTCTGACAAAGATGCCTGGTCGACGGCTTGTCTGGAGCCGGCCCGCGTGGTGTCCTGgcatctctctctgttctctgtgcTGCTGGTCATGGGTTTGATCCAGATGGCACTGTGTGCTGTGCAGGTGGTAAACGGCCTGCTGGGATGTCTGTGTGGCAACTGCTGTGGGGGGGTCAGTATCTAGTCTGAGATAAGATGGGCTCAGTTGAGTCAATTTGTTAGAAGAATTGGATACATTTTAAGGGAAATTGACAATTATTTATGTTATTACTATGATGATTATTAGTGTTATTGTGGTTACTAAtgatctatttatctatctatttatttctgtaaaagTGTAACAACAGTCCATTCACTCATTGAAACGCTCTAAACTCACAGacataaaagaaacacataaacCATAATAGATCATGTTCTCTTTGTGACACCTATTTAAATTATACCTTAACTTGGTTAAATAAAggataagaagaagaacataaaacaatagACGTGTTGATGTGTGAGGATTTGACAGGAAGTATAAAAATAACATCCTTACCTACACTTCCCTAAATAGTTATACAATTTGAATTTGAAGTTAGCTGACTGGGATCCAATGGGTTACTTAGCTGGTTACAGCTTGAGTATTGGTGTTAAGTGAGAGAGTAATGAAAATGTCGATCATGTTTGTCTTTCAGAGCGATGGAGCCGTCTGAGCACTTCCTCCAGCTGTGAGAGTCAGCAGTCAGCGGCCTCTTGTATTTATTCTGGATGACAGTGGTTTCTTGCTTCATGCCATAGCTCTAAGTTTTTGCATAAGAGTTCATTGATTACATTGTATAACAACACTGGTGAAATGACAGAGCTCTAATTTAAAGGGTTAACAATTAACTCTCTAGCAAACATTGATGAcagtttcttttcattatttaatctgAATGGGCATTTATGGAGCTAACTAATTTACAACACTACTGTACCTAATGATTTTCCTCctgctatatatttttttattagtttttgcCCATTTAGCTAAGTCAGTAAATAAAGTTCCTATTGTTGTATGTAAAGCATAAAACAGGAtacaattgttttaaatgttgttgtttttcttcaagtCAAATTTAAACAAAGGCAGCAACCTGTCAGAAAACAACCTTTTGGAAAAATAGATGTTGCGTGACTGCCCCCTGCTGggcattttgttgttgtaagcACGAGTCTGATAGGGGTTAAAAGGTCATAGAGATGAGTATCTACACTACAGCATCAATAAAATCTTACATCTTACTGACAAAAATATGCCTGTGTCCAGTTCTTTGAATCCACCTGCAGTTCTGCCTGATATGAGGCAAAACAATTATTTGAATGCTTTTGTCCCAAAAATGCTGCTTCAACAAACTTCAGTACAGTTGTTATCCATGATCACAACAAATGTGTTATGGAAGTTTTTTTTGTAGGTGTCCCTGCCAAGGGCAAACAATAGTTTACATTGAATAGTCAGTGTAGGAATGGATGTCATTGGGCTTTTTTCACTTCTCTTTTGTACAGACTTACATAGAAAGGTTTTCTTCCGAGGCACTAACTTGTCTGATGTTTTACTAAAGTATATCTTTCTGTAAATCTGTGAATGACTGATCTAATTCCATTCTGTTTTAGGAGTATTTATGATATAGCAGACACATCTAAGTATGTCTGTTAATTGGAATACGAAGATCCACACACTGGGCATAACCTGGAGCCAATTTGACCTCTACATCATTTGACATAGaacagacacactgtgaagagcTGCAGAAAGCTACATTACAGCTGGAATGGAGGTTGACTGGTTAATCCAGAGCCTTGTCTTTAGgcaaaataattataaaaaataatctcTAGCAAAACCTAAAATTACAATTTGTTATACATTTACATCTACTATTCCTAAAAAGGAGTGCACAGCTCCACAGTTAGAAATGTCTGCTCTCTGTTCTGTTGCTGgttttgagtttttctttatGCCTGAAAAATACTTATATTTAGAGGCAATTTCATTGTCATTTAGTTTCCTAAGCAGTTTCATGACAATACGTGCTTTAATGTGCTACTTATTTTCGGTGTCTGATGTGTTGTTAAGGATGTTTCATGTATTATACCTTGTATTACATTTGACCACTGATTCTTTTTCTTCAGGTATTCAAACCACAAGCTCAGAAATTAATTGATTTCATATATATCTCTTATGTTAGCATATATGTTCTATCTATTTATGCAATTCATTTTATTCAcattatttgcttttatttaattgagGGAATTATCATTCAGACCTATTGGTGATTTATGCTGCCTATTTAGGTAAAACAATAATTGATACATAACAATTTGGACTCTATTTATACATGTTATTTGATTTGAACTAGTGTGTCCAGCTTGCCACCATTTTCTTCTTCGAAACCGTCCATGGAAACAAGTCACGTTTTTATTGAATTGTTTTACTTCACGGTGTTCTGGTGGAACTAGAGGTTCAGGAGGACGGCTCATGACGAACACGGAGGAAATAAACCGCGTACCGACGTGTTTCCCCACTACATACCGGGTGACCCTGAGGCTGCTAAATAACGTTTGAAATATGATGTTGTCAACCTGAGACAGAGGTAATAATGGTGTCCGTGATCCAGGGCTGCACGTTCATATTGTAAGCCACGTGCCAAGAAGCCTCCAGTGTGTGACGTCAGCCGTTAACTCGGTTAGCTGGTCCGTGGTGTTGTTGTGTCGGTTGACTTTGCCGAGGCTTCATAAAGCAAcaattgttacattttaattgtttatgtATTGcactgtgtgtatctgtctgagCTATCGTTGCAGTTAATTAAAAATGATCAGAGGATTTCAGTAATTAAAATAACCATCAGTTTTTACCATGttcaatgttattgtttttgtagtCTTAGTGTAATttgctttgttcttcttttgacTGACATCTTGATTGTGGTTTAATTTTATTCAGATGATGATCTCGGTTGTATTCAGAAAAAGCACCCTTCCTGCCCAGAAGGTAAACACACTAGTTGTGATTTTTGTTTCTTCAAAAGCTCTTTTGCTTATATTTCTTCtaatgtgtcattttaaaactgaaatgtatttacaattTTGATCTGAATGTCTGCTCTGTAGTTGTGGCTTTGTGCAGGTCCTTCACAGAGATGCTGGACATCAGCCCTGAGCCCAAAGCTGCCGTTTTCCGAAAGGGACGACGGACGAGTAAGACCTCCTGCGGTCCTCAGCTTTGTGAGGACAGCGCTCCTCCAGAGGAACCAGATTAGTGCACCTCCATTTTTAGTAAGGAATCAACAGTTCCACTCCTCCCCTGTGAGGCCGAAGAAGCGACCGATGATTGAACCTCCCAGAGAGCTGGATCTGTTGCGCTATGACATGAAGGACTTGTGGAAAAGTCCCAAACCAGCCCTGTACCTTTCGTTTGCAGGACTAATCCCCTTCGTCGCCCCCACTCTGCTCATGGCTGTGACCGAGAGCTACTTTCCAGAGTTGGCCTATGCTCAGTTAGCTTACGGAGCCTCAATTGTTTCCTTCCTGGGTGGAGCCCGCTGGGGATTTGCTCTTCCCGAGAGCAGCCCAGCCAAACCTGACTGGATAAATCTGGCCAACAGTGTGGTTCCCTCCCTGTTAGCCTGGGTGTCCATGCTGATGAGCGACAGCATTGCCACGGCAACCATCATGGTTATTATGGGACTCGGAATCTCGCTGCATTATGATCTGTCTCTGCTGCCCACTTACCCCAGCTGGTTCAAAGCCATTCGTGCCATCCTGACCACCgtggcctttttttctttcattggtACACTCATAATTAATGGCATATACCCAGAAAAGAAGCTATTGCCAGGTTAAATAGTGTTTGTATACAATCATAAAGccacattgtttttatgttcttttttttcctttggtaTTAGAGTTCTCTTCCGTCTTAATCACACGTCTGTCTGgtcatgttctgtgtgttttgtagaaGTTGTATATGTTATAGATCCTAGCAACAGCTAGCTTCTGTAAAAGCAACAGAATAAGGAACAGGAAGCAATGACAGTAGGCTCCTGTTCTCAGGACAGCATGCTTCCTCATCAGGGCCTCACGTTGAATCTGTGTTGTGTATGTTagtggtccagctttcaaataaTTCTGATGAAATACTTTTAAGTCAGTGATTTGACACAAACACTGAGTTACCAGAATCAGAATTATGAATGCCACACATCAGAAGaactaaagtaaaaaataaactgaaaatgggTTCTTGCTcaatgaatattaaataaatgctCTCGTCATTCAACATACGTACTTTTGACTCCAGctgattgtttatttataacCCAGAGGTCTTTGATTTGTGATGTGAGAAAGTCAAAAAATAACTTTAGAAGCCCTAACTAATTATTCTGGATATTCAGAAATCCAAAAAGTAGGTTTTAAATTGAGCATGTGAAGTATTATCCTCCAGTCCCTTCTTTAGTTCAATGCTACAAATTAGCGGAGCCACTTTGTCTTTTTAGATGGCCGGGATCAGACGGCTGAAGTCAGGAGTATTGACATTGCTGAAAATGGGTATTACAACAGATCTAAAGTGGAGTAATCTGTGCTTAAAGCCTCGGGTCACATGCACACCATCACATTGCGCAACACTCCAGGCGTGAATGAATGCTTATACTCAGTTTACAAAACATCTGGGTTTGCCGTGCAAGTTTTGAGACCACAACTGATTAATTACTTTTATGACCAACATCAGAAGTATTCAAAGATCACATTTCAATCGCAGTAAGATGAAAACAAATGCACTGAAAACTTCTCACTtttgtattcaaatgtttttattcctgTAAACACCAGCATCTAATGAACCACATATTGGATAGAAAGGCAAATAAAGGGTGAGGTCCATAGATGTCTATGAAAAGCACACAAGGCACATTACTCCCATTCACCAGGCTTGAACAAATCCATTCCATAAAAAGGACAAACATACCAGAATGTCAGTCAACAAAGTGTAAATACAGTATTGCATTTCCGAAGTTTCCTCATTTCTTGGTGAATAAGCTCCCCACTCGCACAATATTACACAATATTTTGGGAAACAGTGTATAAAGCTATTAAACTGAAAATCGGTCGATCCAAGACTGACGGTGCACTTAAATCTGTGTCATTTTCAAAACAGTTTTAGTCAGTCCTGGATTGACTCCATCTGCAGTGCTTTGAGTCTTTGGTGACCTAAAGGTAAACAAGCTCTTTACATGACAGCTTCCCTAATGTGTTAGAAGTGACACGTTTTGAAATAAAGAAATCCGGCTCATCGCGCTCACGgacacagacagtcacagatGACCCCCGCTGCCTACTTTTGGATACCCAAGCTATCCCTCATGTTCTCGTACACCACGTAGCTGATGCTGACAGCCGGTATGACCTTCATGAAGTTGGGCAGGATGCCGCGGTAAAGTCCGAAGAAGCCTTCCTTTTTCAAGATCTTCTTCACCATCAGATTCATGGGCAGCTGCTCTGAGCCCTCGAGAGAAGctgagaaacaaagagacatgtgTCAGGTGATGATGTCAGTGCTTTAATTTTATGTACATGGATTTAGTAGACCCTGAGTGACCACCCAGGTAATGCCAAAGCTCACCAACCCCCCATTTTATCATTGAAGCCATTATGAAACCCTTCCCACACTGCAGCCCCCGAAAAGCTGCAATAACCTGCTATTTTTAATGACATACTGTTTCACTCAATGTCAACTCAATCTCTACTTTAGCTGCCGTCGTGCAGTGCCTTTCAGTGGTTATTTGTCTAATCATTTACTACATTTAGTGTAAATCCTTCTGGATAACATCATGGGAGCAACGCGCTAAATTAAAAGGTTCTCGGTACCTTGGGCCTGCATCCTGGTGCGGATCAGAGCCAGCGGGTAGCTGGCCAGCTGGCCACACGTGCTGGAGAGAGTCCCACAGCCGAGCAGCACCAGAATGCCGGGGTTGGCCGAGTCTTTAGCGTAGCGGGACAACCAGAAGTTCTTCAAGCTCTGGTGAGGataaggaagtgtgtgtgtgtgtgtgtgtgtgtgtgtgtgtgtgtgtgtgtgtgtgtgtgtgtgtgtgtgtgtgtgtgtgtgtgtgtgtgtgtgtgtgtgtgtgtgtgtgtgtgtgtgtgtgtgtgtgtgtgtgtgtgtgtgtgtgtgtgtgtgtgtgtgtgtgtgtgtgtgtgtgtgtgtgtgtgtgtgtgtgtgtgtgtgtgtgtgtgtgagtgaaagagGTAGTAGTTTCGTCATATTTCACAGAATCCAAAAAGTGACATCTACAGTCGAACACAAAGTGGAAATCCTTCATGGCTTTCAATGACAGATGATGTTGCATATTATGGAAGTGGAGCTTTGCATTTCCATTGTTCCACGTACCTCGTACACGGCCAGATCTATGCCAGCGTAGGGGATGATGCCCAGAAGATTGGGAACGTATCCCTTGAAAAATGccttcactccctccttctTCAGGATTTGCTTGGCGCAGTCAAACATTCCCGAGTACTGTCCGGTCTTCCTCAGGGTCAGACGGGTCTTCATCACCTGCAGGGGCAAAGCTGTTCGTCACCTCACAGCACTTCTTTGTAGCAGTCAGCAGCTTCACGATAACGAGGGATCCTTCTGTCGGGTTGAAGCTTAAcaattttgtaaaataattttCATTTGTCAAGGGGAAAAGGGAATCTGCTTTATCTTTCGTAAAGTCGCTCACATATTTTTACTTTGCTCTTTATTCTCAGGTTAGACTGAAACAGGAAGGATTTTGATTCATTAAAAAAGGGTCCAACATTATGTTCACATGACAATTAATGTCTtaatattaaacaaaacaataacacagataGACCTGGAAGGGCCTCCACCTCTGCTCACCTCCATGGGGTAGATGGCAGTTTGTGCTGTGGCTCCAGCCAGCGATCCAGCCAGGAACCTCTCGTGGGTCTTGACCTTCCCTGGTTCACTGGACAGCATCTTCTTGTACTAATGGCACACAGTGATTAGGGAGCATTGCAGTGTCATTAGTATTAAACCTCAGCTCAAATTGCATCCTGGGGTGTCAGTATACATTTTACCATGCCAATATTATGACAGTGTATGCAGCAATCATTTACCTTCTCATAGGCCATAAATTTAATGGCCGTCTCCGGAGCAATCTTCAGTACGTTGATGCCGTTTCCTCTCCACAGAGACGCCACGCCTCCTTCTTTTAACATCTGCTTAAAACCACCAACCAGGCTGATTTTGTTGCTCTTGGAGGAATGCACCTGTGTATAGAAAACCCGAGTCAATCATTACTTAAAAAAGTAAGTGCACTTATATAATATTAACGGCAGCAATTAAGTGccattaaatacaaatacaaacaggTTGACCAcctaaattattttcttttgccaCATTATCTATTGTAACAGCTTCTGATGCAGCATATTACAATACACATACTACCCGTGTTATGTGAGTACTCTGCTTTAACTAAACCGTgttttggtttggtttaaaaAGTCACATTGCCTTTAACTTgtacatttcattaaaaacattcaacagataaaaaaaatataacgtttaataagatatatatatatatatatatatatatatattatttaaaacattatttgttAAGAACATATGACAGAAGCGGTATGACAGACAACTAATACTAAATGTGTACACACCTGCATGAACACCTTCATCCTGTCCAGCGGGGCGGTTCCTGTACGGGACACGGCGCCGGCCATGGCCCCCGCTGACAGCTGCTTCCACCACATGCCGGAtgtcttctcttcctccgtGAACTCATCTGGGATGGAGAGGCTGTCCCCGAGGTCCAGCACCTACACACAGCGCAATAGATGTATGAATCACAGTCAGAGACGGATTTTAAATACTGGGAGAATTGTCTCAAGTTTTTGAACATCAACAGGGGGCTGACATTCTTCGATATCGTCTCGGGACCCCGCAGACTCTCACTCTGATTCATGCTGACTCACTGCGGAGCAGGAACACGAGTGGGCTGCCAGAACAGACCTCGCAATTTCACTAGAGCTTTGAATCGCTTAAAAGGTCATTTCAAGCCCATTGAAATCTGCTTTTTATATTAATtgtcttaataataataataataatacattgaattttgtttaaaaagctacttaaaaaaggccaaaaaatagaaagaatagaagcaATAAGGGACGTTAAGTTAATCACACAGCTTCGAAACGGCACGATTAGCAGCTTCAACTTAATTAACGGGCAGGACTGGAAAAACAGAGTGTCCGTATCCAAAGTCTTACATAACCACACGATCAAGCTGAGAGATCAAATGTGTAATTGCGCGGGACTTTATGAAACCGGTTGTTTAATACGACGGTATCAAATCAAATGTAGTTCTTTCTCACTTCCGACTGCAATATAGTTTACACAAAGAGTTCAGTTAGATAAAAGAAAGCGGCAGACAAATCATAATGTGATATGAAGGCTTTCATTGATGATTCCTTTAGGAGTAACAAATTGTCTCGTACTGGTACGAGACAATTTTCTGTCAAACCATAAATTTGACATTTCAAGGGTGCGACTGGAAATGGAGTGAAATCCGTCCTACTATATAAACGCAGGACAAAGAAACTTGTACAATGTAATAAAAGTGCACAATATTCCAGCTTGGATACAAGCTTTGTTAAACGTAAGTTCTGTTTAACTGAGACCGTCAGAGATGTGGTGATTTAATGGAGGGACAAAATATTTAGGATATacctgaaaacatttttttaattcaatgcaACTGCTCCTGAATATCTTTGTCTTACAGTCTCAGCAAAAACTGAACATTAGATGTTGTATTTCAATACAACATCTAATGTTCAGTTTTCATCAGTGCATCagaataacaaaaatacatacaagCCAAGGAAGAATTTGAGATAATATAGGTAAAGAAACCCCTTacattatttagatattttgtCAGATATGTAGTGAAAGAGACATTTTAGaatggaaaaacaaatgtgtaaGCGCTCTCTAGTGGGCAAAGTAGATAATGACAGAATATTTCTTAATTACCATAAAGATATAACTCGTGCAATTTCTTGTTATTTCTGGGCCAATTTactgacaaaaaaaagtagaagCATAAAACCAAGTTTTCATTTATGACCAGACAACAACCTGGACTGTGAGGATAAAAACCCAAacccaccatgtccacctccacctcatAGCTCCCCCCATCATCTTCCAAGTCGATGAAAAACCAGtttccctgctgctgctgctgctgagggtGCAGCAGAGCCATGGCTATCTCAGGCCTTTGATTAAGCCGGCGATCCAGTGCAATGCAGTCCCAGTGCTGTACGAGCTCCCTCCTAAACTCTATTTCTCAGACAGATCAGGATCCCTGACATAAGAGGCCAGTCAGATGTCAAGGGTCTGCGGATCCAATCCAGAGCGAGTGGAGAAACACTGAATCCAGAGTGGCCAGTAACCATCGACGTGAATACTGGCGATGGTGGGAAGCGATCACTTCCATAGAAGTTGCCAAGCACTGCTTCAGGCAGAGAGCTCgctcctgtcctgtcctctaGAGCCACTTCCTTCGTCAGTGACCCGTCTACGTCCCACTGACAAACTAATCCCCCTGAAATTAGCTTACGTCCAGCTCACTTTAGCCGCCACCGGTCTATTTGACCTCT from Cyclopterus lumpus isolate fCycLum1 chromosome 4, fCycLum1.pri, whole genome shotgun sequence includes the following:
- the LOC117729662 gene encoding transmembrane protein 69-like, whose amino-acid sequence is MMISVVFRKSTLPAQKLWLCAGPSQRCWTSALSPKLPFSERDDGRVRPPAVLSFVRTALLQRNQISAPPFLVRNQQFHSSPVRPKKRPMIEPPRELDLLRYDMKDLWKSPKPALYLSFAGLIPFVAPTLLMAVTESYFPELAYAQLAYGASIVSFLGGARWGFALPESSPAKPDWINLANSVVPSLLAWVSMLMSDSIATATIMVIMGLGISLHYDLSLLPTYPSWFKAIRAILTTVAFFSFIGTLIINGIYPEKKLLPG
- the tm4sf4 gene encoding transmembrane 4 L6 family member 4, which gives rise to MCSGGFAKCLGISLMPLSILCVLCNILLFFPGGISVESEHITDLVWYCGGILGSGVLMIFPALVFLGLKNNDCCGCCGNESCGRRFAMLSSILFAAVGVAGAGYSVIISAVAINHGPECVVNINGTDKQWGYPFLNGDFSLSDKDAWSTACLEPARVVSWHLSLFSVLLVMGLIQMALCAVQVVNGLLGCLCGNCCGGSDGAV
- the slc25a24 gene encoding calcium-binding mitochondrial carrier protein SCaMC-1, whose product is MYQVVRKLFFTDCRCAEDASNVYDELFAKLDTNKDGKVDVAELKAGLAAMGIATGKGAAQKIISSGDKDKDDGLDFNEFSKYLREHEKKLRLTFKSLDKNNDGRVDFMEIKQSLADLGLDISQEEAKKILQSIDVDGTMTLDWNEWRQHFLFNTATNLQEIVRYWKHSTVLDLGDSLSIPDEFTEEEKTSGMWWKQLSAGAMAGAVSRTGTAPLDRMKVFMQVHSSKSNKISLVGGFKQMLKEGGVASLWRGNGINVLKIAPETAIKFMAYEKYKKMLSSEPGKVKTHERFLAGSLAGATAQTAIYPMEVMKTRLTLRKTGQYSGMFDCAKQILKKEGVKAFFKGYVPNLLGIIPYAGIDLAVYESLKNFWLSRYAKDSANPGILVLLGCGTLSSTCGQLASYPLALIRTRMQAQASLEGSEQLPMNLMVKKILKKEGFFGLYRGILPNFMKVIPAVSISYVVYENMRDSLGIQK